In the Drosophila biarmipes strain raj3 chromosome X, RU_DBia_V1.1, whole genome shotgun sequence genome, one interval contains:
- the LOC108033059 gene encoding histone deacetylase 4 isoform X3: MELKKSQELQKQRLLLTFQEQSKKMELEHKLQLEHKYQFAVNSHGAFQELRNESMVTAAAAAAEEQHRQQQHQQQQQQQQHQQQQQQQHQQQQQQQGRGRDGMKPKQICSANASPEVKQILNCFIMNRKSQVAQSNGTTTSPYRNRGVVKSSSGESLPAGTVTSAHPYKIPQPPSSMQKYESDFPLRKTASEPNLLKIRLKQSVIERKARIGGPAGARRHERLLQAAQRRQQKNSVLTNCNSTPDSGPNSPPSAAALAVGVVGSRGSPTSAPIQEENEEGSQYQPGQRSSINDLPLFSSPSLPNISLGRPHLPNSAQAHAQVAAQAQAQAQVAQAQAHAMFAALHQHVAAAQGGCGQPAYYNPLGMAFVGRQPAPLAMIPATGIAPQQPSPVVRSASATSTSSSQASLVGDVAPPQAHAASTILPSSSSYMQQLGGVAGSAVNLRAAAVAAAAAAAAAAGSLPPTNSHGHGHATHGAHAHAHGHGHGHALYGGHQHNVPITDAQVAQVHLHKQGHRTLGRTQSAPLPLGHPMLTGSGQLNVVQTHYENSEAERQAYEHQVLNQKLRQTVLTRSGAAAAAAAAAGVNVVREAQLKEEDDDSAAEVMDLTDKKKPPKTVLTSTIATSTSQNLPEALAAAVAAAAYRAPPSTPLSSNSASASNSGFKLRDQEYLQQQRELLLLQQEEELSKGPMTPLSRTLSSPLVPLGPHGLSQIPDTGQHPAPIATSSSADHIPPVNLSLPHRQHRQLMSTLYASHLRNHQQPPASGSPPHKVTTGLAYDPLMLKHSCICGDNAQHPEHSGRLQSVWARLNETDLVKRCDRLRARKATQEELQTVHTEAHAMLFGSNQCQLSRPKLENTLSASFVRLSCGGLGVDLDTTWNEHHTATAARMAAGCVIDLALKTAKGDLRNGFAVVRPPGHHAEANLAMGFCFFNSIAIAAKLLRQRMPEVRRILIVDWDVHHGNGTQQAFYQSPDILYLSIHRHDDGNFFPGTGGPTECGSGAGLGFNVNISWSGALNPPLGDAEYIAAFRTVVMPIARSFNPDIVLVSSGFDAATGHPAPLGGYHVSPACFGFMTRELLQLANGKVVLALEGGYDLAAICDSAQECVRALLGDPAAPIAKAELERPPCQNAINTLQKTIAIQQTHWPCVRMLEHTVGLSALETLKVEHDESETINAMAGLSMQSMHRTLSRDDSEEPMDQDETK; this comes from the exons ATGGAG CTCAAGAAGAGCCAGGAACTGCAGAAGCAGCGGCTTCTACTCACGTTTCAGGAGCAATCGAAGAAGATGGAACTGGAGCATAAACTCCAACTGGAGCACAAGTATCAA TTTGCGGTGAATTCACATGGCGCTTTCCAGGAATTGCGAAACGAGAGCATGGTGACAGCCGCCGCCGCGGCGGCCGAGGAGCAGCatcgccagcagcaacatcagcagcagcaacagcagcagcaacaccagcagcagcagcagcagcaacaccagcagcagcagcagcaacagggaCGCGGCAGGGACGGCATGAAACCCAAGCAGATCTGCAGCGCCAATGCCAGTCCCGAGGTCAAACAGATTCTCAAC TGCTTCATCATGAACAGAAAGTCGCAGGTGGCGCAATCGAATGGCACGACCACATCGCCCTACAGGAATCG CGGCGTGGTGAAGAGCTCCTCGGGCGAGTCCCTCCCAGCCGGAACCGTGACCAGTGCGCATCCGTACAAAATACCTCAGCCGCCCTCCTCGATGCAGAAATATGAATCTGATTTCCCGCTGAGGAAGACAG CCTCCGAACCGAACCTGCTGAAGATCCGGCTGAAGCAGAGCGTCATCGAGCGCAAGGCCCGAATCGGCGGACCGGCGGGAGCCCGGCGCCACGAGCGCCTCCTCCAGGCGGCGCAGCGCAGGCAGCAAAAGAACTCCGTTCTCACAA ACTGCAACAGCACACCGGACTCGGGGCCCAACTCGCCGCCCTCGGCAGCCGCCTTggcggtgggcgtggtcgGGAGCCGCGGATCGCCGACCAGTGCTCCCATCCAGGAGGAGAACGAGGAGGGCAGCCAGTACCAGCCGGGCCAGCGGAGCAGCATCAACGATCTGCCCTTGTTCAGCTCGCCATCGCTGCCCAACATCTCGCTGGGGCGACCGCATTTACCCAACTCGGCGCAGGCGCACGCCCAGGTGGCTGCCCAGGCCCAGGCGCAGGCTCAGGtggcccaggcccaggcccatGCCATGTTCGCTGCCCTGCACCAGCATGTGGCCGCCGCCCAGGGCGGCTGCGGACAGCCGGCCTACTACAATCCCCTGGGCATGGCCTTCGTGGGCCGCCAGCCGGCGCCGCTGGCCATGATCCCGGCCACGGGGATTGCGCCCCAGCAGCCGTCGCCGGTGGTGCGCAGCGCCTCGGCCACCTCGACGTCCTCGTCGCAGGCCTCGCTGGTGGGCGATGTGGCGCCGCCGCAGGCCCACGCCGCCTCCACCATTCTgccctcgtcctcgtcctacATGCAACAGCTGGGCGGCGTGGCCGGTTCGGCGGTTAATCTCCGTGCCGCCGCAGTggctgcagcggcagcagcagcggccgcCGCCGGATCACTGCCGCCGACCAATAGCCACGGGCACGGTCACGCCACCCACGGCGCCCACGCCCATGCCCATGGACACGGGCATGGCCATGCCCTCTACGGCGGCCACCAGCACAATGTGCCCATCACGGATGCCCAGGTGGCGCAGGTGCATCTGCACAAGCAGGGCCACCGGACGCTGGGGCGGACGCAGTCGGCTCCACTGCCGCTGGGCCATCCGATGCTGACCGGCTCCGGCCAGCTGAATGTGGTCCAGACGCACTACGAGAATAGTGAG GCGGAGCGCCAGGCGTACGAGCACCAGGTGCTGAACCAGAAACTCCGTCAGACCGTCCTGACGCGCAgcggagcagctgcagccgccgccgccgctgctggcgTGAATGTGGTGCGCGAGGCGCAGCTGAAGGAGGAGGATGACGACTCGGCCGCCGAGGTGATGGACCTTACCGACAAGAAGAAACCGCCGAAGACGGTGCTGACCAGCACAATAGCCACCAGCACGTCCCAGAATCTGCCCGAAGCTTTGGCCGCGGCGGTGGCAGCAGCCGCCTACCGTGCCCCGCCCTCCACGCCCTTGTCCAGCAACTCCGCCTCCGCCAGCAATTCCGGCTTCAAGCTGCGTGACCAGGAGtatctgcagcagcagcgggagctcttgctgctgcagcaggaggaggaacTGTCCAAGGGGCCAATGACGCCGCTATCGCGGACGCTTAGCAGTCCGCTGGTGCCGTTGGGTCCGCACGGCCTTAGCCAGATTCCAGACACCGGGCAGCATCCGGCGCCGATAGCCACATCCTCGTCGGCCGATCATATACCGCCCGTGAACCTCTCGCTGCCGCATCGCCAGCACCGCCAGCTGATGAGCACCCTGTATGCCAGCCATTTGCGCAACCACCAGCAGCCACCGGCGAGTGGTTCGCCGCCGCACAAGGTCACCACCGGACTGGCCTACGATCCGCTGATGCTGAAGCACTCGTGCATCTGCGGCGACAATGCCCAGCACCCGGAGCACAGTGGTCGGCTCCAGAGCGTGTGGGCGCGTCTGAACGAGACCGATCTGGTGAAGCGCTGCGATCGCCTGCGCGCCCGCAAGGCAACCCAGGAGGAGCTGCAGACGGTGCACACGGAGGCGCACGCCATGCTCTTCGGCTCGAATCAGTGCCAGTTGAGCAGGCCCAAGTTGGAGAACACGTTGTCGGCCAGCTTTGTCCGCCTGTCGTGCGGCGGCTTGGGAGTGGACCTGGACACCACGTGGAACGAGCACCATACGGCCACCGCTGCCCGGATGGCCGCCGGATGTGTGATCGATTTGGCGCTGAAGACGGCCAAGGGGGATCTGCGGAATGGCTTCGCCGTTGTCCGGCCGCCGGGCCATCATGCGGAGGCCAACCTGGCCATGGGCTTCTGTTTCTTCAACTCGATCGCCATTGCGGCCAAGTTGCTCCGCCAGCGGATGCCCGAGGTGCGGCGCATCCTCATCGTCGATTGG GATGTCCATCACGGCAATGGCACACAGCAAGCATTCTACCAAAGTCCCGACATTCTATATCTTTCCATACATCGACACGATGACGGTAACTTCTTTCCCGGCACAGGCGGGCCCACAGAG TGCGGCTCCGGTGCTGGTCTCGGCTTCAACGTGAATATCTCATGGTCTGGGGCACTCAATCCGCCGCTGGGCGACGCCGAGTATATCGCTGCATTCCGTACCGTTGTGATGCCCATCGCGCGGAGCTTCAACCCGGACATTGTGCTGGTCTCCTCCGGCTTCGATGCGGCCACCGGCCATCCGGCTCCGCTGGGCGGCTACCATGTCTCGCCGGCCTGCTTTGGCTTCATGACCCGCGAGCTGCTCCAGCTGGCCAACGGCAAGGTGGTGCTGGCCCTCGAGGGCGGCTACGACCTGGCCGCCATCTGTGATTCCGCCCAGGAGTGCGTGCGGGCGCTGCTCGGCGATCCCGCCGCCCCCATAGCCAAGGCCGAGCTGGAGCGGCCGCCCTGCCAGAACGCCATCAACACGCTCCAGAAGACGATAGCCATTCAG CAAACGCACTGGCCCTGCGTCAGGATGCTGGAGCACACGGTGGGTCTGTCCGCGCTGGAAACGCTCAAGGTGGAACACGACGAGTCCGAGACGATCAACGCCATGGCCGGCCTCTCGATGCAGTCGATGCACAG AACCCTATCCCGCGACGATTCCGAGGAGCCGATGGACCAGGATGAAACCAAATAG
- the LOC108033059 gene encoding histone deacetylase 4 isoform X1, whose product MSSPDDRIPIHDLPPEAGSDERLLHITPGTLTLDFKPHSAVDIDQQIMELKKSQELQKQRLLLTFQEQSKKMELEHKLQLEHKYQFAVNSHGAFQELRNESMVTAAAAAAEEQHRQQQHQQQQQQQQHQQQQQQQHQQQQQQQGRGRDGMKPKQICSANASPEVKQILNCFIMNRKSQVAQSNGTTTSPYRNRGVVKSSSGESLPAGTVTSAHPYKIPQPPSSMQKYESDFPLRKTASEPNLLKIRLKQSVIERKARIGGPAGARRHERLLQAAQRRQQKNSVLTNCNSTPDSGPNSPPSAAALAVGVVGSRGSPTSAPIQEENEEGSQYQPGQRSSINDLPLFSSPSLPNISLGRPHLPNSAQAHAQVAAQAQAQAQVAQAQAHAMFAALHQHVAAAQGGCGQPAYYNPLGMAFVGRQPAPLAMIPATGIAPQQPSPVVRSASATSTSSSQASLVGDVAPPQAHAASTILPSSSSYMQQLGGVAGSAVNLRAAAVAAAAAAAAAAGSLPPTNSHGHGHATHGAHAHAHGHGHGHALYGGHQHNVPITDAQVAQVHLHKQGHRTLGRTQSAPLPLGHPMLTGSGQLNVVQTHYENSEAERQAYEHQVLNQKLRQTVLTRSGAAAAAAAAAGVNVVREAQLKEEDDDSAAEVMDLTDKKKPPKTVLTSTIATSTSQNLPEALAAAVAAAAYRAPPSTPLSSNSASASNSGFKLRDQEYLQQQRELLLLQQEEELSKGPMTPLSRTLSSPLVPLGPHGLSQIPDTGQHPAPIATSSSADHIPPVNLSLPHRQHRQLMSTLYASHLRNHQQPPASGSPPHKVTTGLAYDPLMLKHSCICGDNAQHPEHSGRLQSVWARLNETDLVKRCDRLRARKATQEELQTVHTEAHAMLFGSNQCQLSRPKLENTLSASFVRLSCGGLGVDLDTTWNEHHTATAARMAAGCVIDLALKTAKGDLRNGFAVVRPPGHHAEANLAMGFCFFNSIAIAAKLLRQRMPEVRRILIVDWDVHHGNGTQQAFYQSPDILYLSIHRHDDGNFFPGTGGPTECGSGAGLGFNVNISWSGALNPPLGDAEYIAAFRTVVMPIARSFNPDIVLVSSGFDAATGHPAPLGGYHVSPACFGFMTRELLQLANGKVVLALEGGYDLAAICDSAQECVRALLGDPAAPIAKAELERPPCQNAINTLQKTIAIQQTHWPCVRMLEHTVGLSALETLKVEHDESETINAMAGLSMQSMHRTLSRDDSEEPMDQDETK is encoded by the exons ATGTCTAGTCCCGACGATAGAATACCAATACACG ATCTGCCACCAGAAGCCGGAAGCGATGAGCGATTGCTGCACATAACGCCGGGCACTCTGACTCTGGACTTCAAGCCCCATTCGGCGGTGGATATCGATCAGCAGATCATGGAG CTCAAGAAGAGCCAGGAACTGCAGAAGCAGCGGCTTCTACTCACGTTTCAGGAGCAATCGAAGAAGATGGAACTGGAGCATAAACTCCAACTGGAGCACAAGTATCAA TTTGCGGTGAATTCACATGGCGCTTTCCAGGAATTGCGAAACGAGAGCATGGTGACAGCCGCCGCCGCGGCGGCCGAGGAGCAGCatcgccagcagcaacatcagcagcagcaacagcagcagcaacaccagcagcagcagcagcagcaacaccagcagcagcagcagcaacagggaCGCGGCAGGGACGGCATGAAACCCAAGCAGATCTGCAGCGCCAATGCCAGTCCCGAGGTCAAACAGATTCTCAAC TGCTTCATCATGAACAGAAAGTCGCAGGTGGCGCAATCGAATGGCACGACCACATCGCCCTACAGGAATCG CGGCGTGGTGAAGAGCTCCTCGGGCGAGTCCCTCCCAGCCGGAACCGTGACCAGTGCGCATCCGTACAAAATACCTCAGCCGCCCTCCTCGATGCAGAAATATGAATCTGATTTCCCGCTGAGGAAGACAG CCTCCGAACCGAACCTGCTGAAGATCCGGCTGAAGCAGAGCGTCATCGAGCGCAAGGCCCGAATCGGCGGACCGGCGGGAGCCCGGCGCCACGAGCGCCTCCTCCAGGCGGCGCAGCGCAGGCAGCAAAAGAACTCCGTTCTCACAA ACTGCAACAGCACACCGGACTCGGGGCCCAACTCGCCGCCCTCGGCAGCCGCCTTggcggtgggcgtggtcgGGAGCCGCGGATCGCCGACCAGTGCTCCCATCCAGGAGGAGAACGAGGAGGGCAGCCAGTACCAGCCGGGCCAGCGGAGCAGCATCAACGATCTGCCCTTGTTCAGCTCGCCATCGCTGCCCAACATCTCGCTGGGGCGACCGCATTTACCCAACTCGGCGCAGGCGCACGCCCAGGTGGCTGCCCAGGCCCAGGCGCAGGCTCAGGtggcccaggcccaggcccatGCCATGTTCGCTGCCCTGCACCAGCATGTGGCCGCCGCCCAGGGCGGCTGCGGACAGCCGGCCTACTACAATCCCCTGGGCATGGCCTTCGTGGGCCGCCAGCCGGCGCCGCTGGCCATGATCCCGGCCACGGGGATTGCGCCCCAGCAGCCGTCGCCGGTGGTGCGCAGCGCCTCGGCCACCTCGACGTCCTCGTCGCAGGCCTCGCTGGTGGGCGATGTGGCGCCGCCGCAGGCCCACGCCGCCTCCACCATTCTgccctcgtcctcgtcctacATGCAACAGCTGGGCGGCGTGGCCGGTTCGGCGGTTAATCTCCGTGCCGCCGCAGTggctgcagcggcagcagcagcggccgcCGCCGGATCACTGCCGCCGACCAATAGCCACGGGCACGGTCACGCCACCCACGGCGCCCACGCCCATGCCCATGGACACGGGCATGGCCATGCCCTCTACGGCGGCCACCAGCACAATGTGCCCATCACGGATGCCCAGGTGGCGCAGGTGCATCTGCACAAGCAGGGCCACCGGACGCTGGGGCGGACGCAGTCGGCTCCACTGCCGCTGGGCCATCCGATGCTGACCGGCTCCGGCCAGCTGAATGTGGTCCAGACGCACTACGAGAATAGTGAG GCGGAGCGCCAGGCGTACGAGCACCAGGTGCTGAACCAGAAACTCCGTCAGACCGTCCTGACGCGCAgcggagcagctgcagccgccgccgccgctgctggcgTGAATGTGGTGCGCGAGGCGCAGCTGAAGGAGGAGGATGACGACTCGGCCGCCGAGGTGATGGACCTTACCGACAAGAAGAAACCGCCGAAGACGGTGCTGACCAGCACAATAGCCACCAGCACGTCCCAGAATCTGCCCGAAGCTTTGGCCGCGGCGGTGGCAGCAGCCGCCTACCGTGCCCCGCCCTCCACGCCCTTGTCCAGCAACTCCGCCTCCGCCAGCAATTCCGGCTTCAAGCTGCGTGACCAGGAGtatctgcagcagcagcgggagctcttgctgctgcagcaggaggaggaacTGTCCAAGGGGCCAATGACGCCGCTATCGCGGACGCTTAGCAGTCCGCTGGTGCCGTTGGGTCCGCACGGCCTTAGCCAGATTCCAGACACCGGGCAGCATCCGGCGCCGATAGCCACATCCTCGTCGGCCGATCATATACCGCCCGTGAACCTCTCGCTGCCGCATCGCCAGCACCGCCAGCTGATGAGCACCCTGTATGCCAGCCATTTGCGCAACCACCAGCAGCCACCGGCGAGTGGTTCGCCGCCGCACAAGGTCACCACCGGACTGGCCTACGATCCGCTGATGCTGAAGCACTCGTGCATCTGCGGCGACAATGCCCAGCACCCGGAGCACAGTGGTCGGCTCCAGAGCGTGTGGGCGCGTCTGAACGAGACCGATCTGGTGAAGCGCTGCGATCGCCTGCGCGCCCGCAAGGCAACCCAGGAGGAGCTGCAGACGGTGCACACGGAGGCGCACGCCATGCTCTTCGGCTCGAATCAGTGCCAGTTGAGCAGGCCCAAGTTGGAGAACACGTTGTCGGCCAGCTTTGTCCGCCTGTCGTGCGGCGGCTTGGGAGTGGACCTGGACACCACGTGGAACGAGCACCATACGGCCACCGCTGCCCGGATGGCCGCCGGATGTGTGATCGATTTGGCGCTGAAGACGGCCAAGGGGGATCTGCGGAATGGCTTCGCCGTTGTCCGGCCGCCGGGCCATCATGCGGAGGCCAACCTGGCCATGGGCTTCTGTTTCTTCAACTCGATCGCCATTGCGGCCAAGTTGCTCCGCCAGCGGATGCCCGAGGTGCGGCGCATCCTCATCGTCGATTGG GATGTCCATCACGGCAATGGCACACAGCAAGCATTCTACCAAAGTCCCGACATTCTATATCTTTCCATACATCGACACGATGACGGTAACTTCTTTCCCGGCACAGGCGGGCCCACAGAG TGCGGCTCCGGTGCTGGTCTCGGCTTCAACGTGAATATCTCATGGTCTGGGGCACTCAATCCGCCGCTGGGCGACGCCGAGTATATCGCTGCATTCCGTACCGTTGTGATGCCCATCGCGCGGAGCTTCAACCCGGACATTGTGCTGGTCTCCTCCGGCTTCGATGCGGCCACCGGCCATCCGGCTCCGCTGGGCGGCTACCATGTCTCGCCGGCCTGCTTTGGCTTCATGACCCGCGAGCTGCTCCAGCTGGCCAACGGCAAGGTGGTGCTGGCCCTCGAGGGCGGCTACGACCTGGCCGCCATCTGTGATTCCGCCCAGGAGTGCGTGCGGGCGCTGCTCGGCGATCCCGCCGCCCCCATAGCCAAGGCCGAGCTGGAGCGGCCGCCCTGCCAGAACGCCATCAACACGCTCCAGAAGACGATAGCCATTCAG CAAACGCACTGGCCCTGCGTCAGGATGCTGGAGCACACGGTGGGTCTGTCCGCGCTGGAAACGCTCAAGGTGGAACACGACGAGTCCGAGACGATCAACGCCATGGCCGGCCTCTCGATGCAGTCGATGCACAG AACCCTATCCCGCGACGATTCCGAGGAGCCGATGGACCAGGATGAAACCAAATAG
- the LOC108033059 gene encoding histone deacetylase 4 isoform X2, with the protein MSSPDDRIPIHDLPPEAGSDERLLHITPGTLTLDFKPHSAVDIDQQIMELKKSQELQKQRLLLTFQEQSKKMELEHKLQLEHKYQELRNESMVTAAAAAAEEQHRQQQHQQQQQQQQHQQQQQQQHQQQQQQQGRGRDGMKPKQICSANASPEVKQILNCFIMNRKSQVAQSNGTTTSPYRNRGVVKSSSGESLPAGTVTSAHPYKIPQPPSSMQKYESDFPLRKTASEPNLLKIRLKQSVIERKARIGGPAGARRHERLLQAAQRRQQKNSVLTNCNSTPDSGPNSPPSAAALAVGVVGSRGSPTSAPIQEENEEGSQYQPGQRSSINDLPLFSSPSLPNISLGRPHLPNSAQAHAQVAAQAQAQAQVAQAQAHAMFAALHQHVAAAQGGCGQPAYYNPLGMAFVGRQPAPLAMIPATGIAPQQPSPVVRSASATSTSSSQASLVGDVAPPQAHAASTILPSSSSYMQQLGGVAGSAVNLRAAAVAAAAAAAAAAGSLPPTNSHGHGHATHGAHAHAHGHGHGHALYGGHQHNVPITDAQVAQVHLHKQGHRTLGRTQSAPLPLGHPMLTGSGQLNVVQTHYENSEAERQAYEHQVLNQKLRQTVLTRSGAAAAAAAAAGVNVVREAQLKEEDDDSAAEVMDLTDKKKPPKTVLTSTIATSTSQNLPEALAAAVAAAAYRAPPSTPLSSNSASASNSGFKLRDQEYLQQQRELLLLQQEEELSKGPMTPLSRTLSSPLVPLGPHGLSQIPDTGQHPAPIATSSSADHIPPVNLSLPHRQHRQLMSTLYASHLRNHQQPPASGSPPHKVTTGLAYDPLMLKHSCICGDNAQHPEHSGRLQSVWARLNETDLVKRCDRLRARKATQEELQTVHTEAHAMLFGSNQCQLSRPKLENTLSASFVRLSCGGLGVDLDTTWNEHHTATAARMAAGCVIDLALKTAKGDLRNGFAVVRPPGHHAEANLAMGFCFFNSIAIAAKLLRQRMPEVRRILIVDWDVHHGNGTQQAFYQSPDILYLSIHRHDDGNFFPGTGGPTECGSGAGLGFNVNISWSGALNPPLGDAEYIAAFRTVVMPIARSFNPDIVLVSSGFDAATGHPAPLGGYHVSPACFGFMTRELLQLANGKVVLALEGGYDLAAICDSAQECVRALLGDPAAPIAKAELERPPCQNAINTLQKTIAIQQTHWPCVRMLEHTVGLSALETLKVEHDESETINAMAGLSMQSMHRTLSRDDSEEPMDQDETK; encoded by the exons ATGTCTAGTCCCGACGATAGAATACCAATACACG ATCTGCCACCAGAAGCCGGAAGCGATGAGCGATTGCTGCACATAACGCCGGGCACTCTGACTCTGGACTTCAAGCCCCATTCGGCGGTGGATATCGATCAGCAGATCATGGAG CTCAAGAAGAGCCAGGAACTGCAGAAGCAGCGGCTTCTACTCACGTTTCAGGAGCAATCGAAGAAGATGGAACTGGAGCATAAACTCCAACTGGAGCACAAGTATCAA GAATTGCGAAACGAGAGCATGGTGACAGCCGCCGCCGCGGCGGCCGAGGAGCAGCatcgccagcagcaacatcagcagcagcaacagcagcagcaacaccagcagcagcagcagcagcaacaccagcagcagcagcagcaacagggaCGCGGCAGGGACGGCATGAAACCCAAGCAGATCTGCAGCGCCAATGCCAGTCCCGAGGTCAAACAGATTCTCAAC TGCTTCATCATGAACAGAAAGTCGCAGGTGGCGCAATCGAATGGCACGACCACATCGCCCTACAGGAATCG CGGCGTGGTGAAGAGCTCCTCGGGCGAGTCCCTCCCAGCCGGAACCGTGACCAGTGCGCATCCGTACAAAATACCTCAGCCGCCCTCCTCGATGCAGAAATATGAATCTGATTTCCCGCTGAGGAAGACAG CCTCCGAACCGAACCTGCTGAAGATCCGGCTGAAGCAGAGCGTCATCGAGCGCAAGGCCCGAATCGGCGGACCGGCGGGAGCCCGGCGCCACGAGCGCCTCCTCCAGGCGGCGCAGCGCAGGCAGCAAAAGAACTCCGTTCTCACAA ACTGCAACAGCACACCGGACTCGGGGCCCAACTCGCCGCCCTCGGCAGCCGCCTTggcggtgggcgtggtcgGGAGCCGCGGATCGCCGACCAGTGCTCCCATCCAGGAGGAGAACGAGGAGGGCAGCCAGTACCAGCCGGGCCAGCGGAGCAGCATCAACGATCTGCCCTTGTTCAGCTCGCCATCGCTGCCCAACATCTCGCTGGGGCGACCGCATTTACCCAACTCGGCGCAGGCGCACGCCCAGGTGGCTGCCCAGGCCCAGGCGCAGGCTCAGGtggcccaggcccaggcccatGCCATGTTCGCTGCCCTGCACCAGCATGTGGCCGCCGCCCAGGGCGGCTGCGGACAGCCGGCCTACTACAATCCCCTGGGCATGGCCTTCGTGGGCCGCCAGCCGGCGCCGCTGGCCATGATCCCGGCCACGGGGATTGCGCCCCAGCAGCCGTCGCCGGTGGTGCGCAGCGCCTCGGCCACCTCGACGTCCTCGTCGCAGGCCTCGCTGGTGGGCGATGTGGCGCCGCCGCAGGCCCACGCCGCCTCCACCATTCTgccctcgtcctcgtcctacATGCAACAGCTGGGCGGCGTGGCCGGTTCGGCGGTTAATCTCCGTGCCGCCGCAGTggctgcagcggcagcagcagcggccgcCGCCGGATCACTGCCGCCGACCAATAGCCACGGGCACGGTCACGCCACCCACGGCGCCCACGCCCATGCCCATGGACACGGGCATGGCCATGCCCTCTACGGCGGCCACCAGCACAATGTGCCCATCACGGATGCCCAGGTGGCGCAGGTGCATCTGCACAAGCAGGGCCACCGGACGCTGGGGCGGACGCAGTCGGCTCCACTGCCGCTGGGCCATCCGATGCTGACCGGCTCCGGCCAGCTGAATGTGGTCCAGACGCACTACGAGAATAGTGAG GCGGAGCGCCAGGCGTACGAGCACCAGGTGCTGAACCAGAAACTCCGTCAGACCGTCCTGACGCGCAgcggagcagctgcagccgccgccgccgctgctggcgTGAATGTGGTGCGCGAGGCGCAGCTGAAGGAGGAGGATGACGACTCGGCCGCCGAGGTGATGGACCTTACCGACAAGAAGAAACCGCCGAAGACGGTGCTGACCAGCACAATAGCCACCAGCACGTCCCAGAATCTGCCCGAAGCTTTGGCCGCGGCGGTGGCAGCAGCCGCCTACCGTGCCCCGCCCTCCACGCCCTTGTCCAGCAACTCCGCCTCCGCCAGCAATTCCGGCTTCAAGCTGCGTGACCAGGAGtatctgcagcagcagcgggagctcttgctgctgcagcaggaggaggaacTGTCCAAGGGGCCAATGACGCCGCTATCGCGGACGCTTAGCAGTCCGCTGGTGCCGTTGGGTCCGCACGGCCTTAGCCAGATTCCAGACACCGGGCAGCATCCGGCGCCGATAGCCACATCCTCGTCGGCCGATCATATACCGCCCGTGAACCTCTCGCTGCCGCATCGCCAGCACCGCCAGCTGATGAGCACCCTGTATGCCAGCCATTTGCGCAACCACCAGCAGCCACCGGCGAGTGGTTCGCCGCCGCACAAGGTCACCACCGGACTGGCCTACGATCCGCTGATGCTGAAGCACTCGTGCATCTGCGGCGACAATGCCCAGCACCCGGAGCACAGTGGTCGGCTCCAGAGCGTGTGGGCGCGTCTGAACGAGACCGATCTGGTGAAGCGCTGCGATCGCCTGCGCGCCCGCAAGGCAACCCAGGAGGAGCTGCAGACGGTGCACACGGAGGCGCACGCCATGCTCTTCGGCTCGAATCAGTGCCAGTTGAGCAGGCCCAAGTTGGAGAACACGTTGTCGGCCAGCTTTGTCCGCCTGTCGTGCGGCGGCTTGGGAGTGGACCTGGACACCACGTGGAACGAGCACCATACGGCCACCGCTGCCCGGATGGCCGCCGGATGTGTGATCGATTTGGCGCTGAAGACGGCCAAGGGGGATCTGCGGAATGGCTTCGCCGTTGTCCGGCCGCCGGGCCATCATGCGGAGGCCAACCTGGCCATGGGCTTCTGTTTCTTCAACTCGATCGCCATTGCGGCCAAGTTGCTCCGCCAGCGGATGCCCGAGGTGCGGCGCATCCTCATCGTCGATTGG GATGTCCATCACGGCAATGGCACACAGCAAGCATTCTACCAAAGTCCCGACATTCTATATCTTTCCATACATCGACACGATGACGGTAACTTCTTTCCCGGCACAGGCGGGCCCACAGAG TGCGGCTCCGGTGCTGGTCTCGGCTTCAACGTGAATATCTCATGGTCTGGGGCACTCAATCCGCCGCTGGGCGACGCCGAGTATATCGCTGCATTCCGTACCGTTGTGATGCCCATCGCGCGGAGCTTCAACCCGGACATTGTGCTGGTCTCCTCCGGCTTCGATGCGGCCACCGGCCATCCGGCTCCGCTGGGCGGCTACCATGTCTCGCCGGCCTGCTTTGGCTTCATGACCCGCGAGCTGCTCCAGCTGGCCAACGGCAAGGTGGTGCTGGCCCTCGAGGGCGGCTACGACCTGGCCGCCATCTGTGATTCCGCCCAGGAGTGCGTGCGGGCGCTGCTCGGCGATCCCGCCGCCCCCATAGCCAAGGCCGAGCTGGAGCGGCCGCCCTGCCAGAACGCCATCAACACGCTCCAGAAGACGATAGCCATTCAG CAAACGCACTGGCCCTGCGTCAGGATGCTGGAGCACACGGTGGGTCTGTCCGCGCTGGAAACGCTCAAGGTGGAACACGACGAGTCCGAGACGATCAACGCCATGGCCGGCCTCTCGATGCAGTCGATGCACAG AACCCTATCCCGCGACGATTCCGAGGAGCCGATGGACCAGGATGAAACCAAATAG